The Geotalea uraniireducens Rf4 genome window below encodes:
- a CDS encoding type II toxin-antitoxin system PemK/MazF family toxin, with amino-acid sequence MKQSPARAEIWLADLNPTRGREQAGMRPCLIVSVDLFNQSPAELAIVIPITSRNKGIRSHVPLVPPEGGVREPSYIKCEDVRSISSERLVTRWGKISDAVMRDVEYRLRILMGL; translated from the coding sequence ATGAAGCAGTCCCCTGCACGCGCCGAAATCTGGCTTGCCGATCTCAATCCCACCCGTGGACGAGAGCAGGCCGGGATGCGCCCTTGCCTGATCGTATCGGTTGATCTCTTCAATCAGAGCCCTGCAGAACTTGCTATCGTTATTCCAATAACCAGCCGTAACAAGGGAATTCGTTCTCACGTTCCTCTTGTTCCTCCCGAAGGTGGCGTGCGGGAGCCAAGCTACATAAAGTGCGAGGATGTCCGCTCCATCTCCTCCGAACGCCTTGTCACCCGCTGGGGCAAAATTAGCGATGCAGTCATGCGTGATGTGGAATACCGTCTGCGGATACTCATGGGGTTGTAA
- a CDS encoding DUF4079 family protein gives MEYLKLAHGTFNFLVMLLFIRQGWLGLQIRKHRLTGTPLVTAIKKHRQAGPIAAALGICGFFVGMTLALIDHGRIFHYPAHLLTGTTLVLFISASFLVSRRLKGPAPPWRTVHFILGIVILLLYPMQVLLGLGIFL, from the coding sequence ATGGAGTACCTGAAATTAGCGCACGGCACATTCAATTTCCTCGTTATGCTCCTCTTCATCCGCCAGGGATGGCTCGGGTTGCAGATACGCAAACATCGGCTGACCGGGACGCCGCTCGTCACGGCCATCAAAAAGCACCGCCAGGCAGGCCCGATCGCTGCGGCCCTGGGCATCTGCGGTTTCTTCGTCGGAATGACCCTGGCGCTGATCGACCATGGCCGGATATTCCACTATCCCGCGCACTTACTTACCGGGACAACACTGGTGCTCTTCATCAGCGCTTCGTTCCTCGTCTCCCGCAGACTGAAGGGGCCGGCGCCGCCGTGGCGAACGGTCCATTTCATTCTCGGTATCGTCATTCTCCTGCTCTACCCGATGCAGGTCCTTCTCGGCCTGGGTATATTTCTGTGA
- a CDS encoding MOP flippase family protein: MLSVKEFAVSGVKWTTMSTVLMSAMEFITLTILARLLTPVDFGLMAMTMVVLGFAAGYADMGLSAVIVQRQDVSRSQLSSLYWLNLIVGTVIFVLIWAVSPLAVAFFHEPLLYWLMPVSALSFVIMSIGQQFSYLLEKDLRFDLLAKQEICACFSGNIVAIVCAFCGHGVWSLVWGHLAKAGMITVLLVWSGWSQWAPMFHFKWRDLSGYLSFGLYQMGERSIFNFNSRIDQILIGKLLGAQELGYYNFAVNQILLPLYRINPLLSRIIFPVFARLQHDIPDLRQSYLKLMKLLSALNAPLLFGLGAMAPLLIPLTFGVQWTPAVLLVQILVFSSFIRSTVEPIGSILLAKGRADISFRWNLAQAFITTPLIFIGAKLYGTLGVAVALVLLTISYAMANYIFLVRPFIGPCGKPYAFSILKVTALAVIMASIVLLMSLAGGHSVIWLIGEACVGMLIYLLLLRTVDQAFFFEVKEMLIGGGGIRQEYGVDSAQ, encoded by the coding sequence ATGCTGTCCGTGAAAGAATTTGCAGTGTCCGGGGTCAAGTGGACCACAATGTCAACCGTCCTTATGTCGGCAATGGAATTCATCACGTTGACTATCCTTGCGCGTCTGCTTACCCCGGTTGATTTCGGCTTGATGGCGATGACGATGGTCGTGCTGGGCTTCGCTGCTGGATACGCGGATATGGGCTTAAGTGCAGTGATTGTCCAGCGACAGGATGTCAGCCGAAGTCAGCTCTCCAGCCTTTATTGGCTTAATCTCATTGTCGGTACAGTGATCTTTGTGCTTATATGGGCGGTGTCACCGCTTGCGGTTGCTTTTTTTCACGAGCCGCTTCTTTACTGGTTAATGCCTGTAAGTGCTTTAAGCTTTGTCATTATGTCGATAGGCCAGCAGTTTTCATATTTGCTGGAGAAGGATCTCCGTTTTGATCTTCTTGCCAAGCAGGAAATTTGTGCATGCTTTTCTGGAAATATTGTGGCCATTGTCTGTGCTTTTTGCGGCCATGGGGTTTGGTCGCTTGTCTGGGGACATCTGGCCAAAGCGGGGATGATAACAGTTCTTCTTGTGTGGTCTGGCTGGTCTCAATGGGCACCGATGTTCCACTTCAAATGGAGAGACTTGAGCGGTTATCTGAGCTTCGGTCTCTATCAAATGGGGGAGCGGAGTATCTTTAATTTCAATTCGCGAATTGATCAGATTTTGATTGGTAAGCTTCTGGGGGCGCAGGAACTTGGTTATTATAACTTTGCCGTCAACCAGATTTTACTGCCGTTGTACAGGATCAATCCGCTTCTATCGCGGATCATCTTTCCAGTGTTTGCACGTTTGCAACATGACATTCCAGATCTGCGACAGAGTTATCTCAAGTTGATGAAACTGCTCAGTGCGCTCAATGCACCGCTTCTGTTTGGTTTGGGGGCGATGGCACCGCTTCTGATACCGCTAACTTTTGGTGTCCAATGGACACCTGCAGTGCTGTTGGTGCAGATACTTGTTTTCTCTAGCTTTATCCGCAGCACTGTTGAGCCTATCGGCAGTATTCTTTTGGCGAAGGGCCGGGCCGATATCAGCTTTCGATGGAACCTCGCCCAAGCTTTCATTACCACGCCGTTGATCTTCATTGGAGCAAAGCTTTATGGTACTTTGGGAGTTGCCGTGGCGCTTGTCCTGCTGACAATAAGTTATGCAATGGCAAATTACATCTTCTTAGTAAGACCTTTTATCGGTCCATGTGGAAAGCCTTATGCGTTTTCCATCCTCAAAGTAACAGCTCTGGCGGTTATAATGGCAAGTATTGTCTTGCTTATGTCTTTGGCTGGCGGTCATTCAGTTATTTGGTTAATTGGGGAAGCATGTGTTGGCATGTTAATTTATCTGCTACTTCTTCGGACCGTTGATCAGGCGTTTTTCTTTGAAGTGAAAGAGATGTTGATAGGTGGGGGGGGAATACGTCAAGAATATGGAGTGGATTCTGCCCAATGA
- the gptM gene encoding geopeptide radical SAM maturase, with protein sequence MILSRYLKIYPDSDRPGSYLLYSTRKGSVVRLSGDRLEAAREGTLTDAERETLRRLEILIDDPAAEREAMTSLVKRANARSNRFYAKVVMNLDCNLACPYCFEDHFRGRHYMTQDTARLLVDTVIREQIGRGRDVKLGFYGGEPLLSLPLIREIAIPLRDAAAEKGVKFSFVLTTNGTLLTRSVVEELLPLGLTGAIITLDGPREIHDRQRPFVSGAGSYDIIVANIKATFDMIELQLGGNYSRDDYREFPRMLDHLIAEGIPPERIGEVQFAPIIPKSGSGVTTGADTSACCTSGSEPWVTEAAPLLREEILKQGFKAMKPTQAACAIEFDNDLVVNYDGSLYKCPVFMGWPELSIGSLTEGTRDYSVSHNLDVWKTDECLECAYLPLCFGGCRLMPLMKNGVIDEVDCRKAFYDSVLERFILQDLQYPSSQTAT encoded by the coding sequence ATGATCCTTTCCCGTTACCTGAAAATATACCCCGACTCCGACCGGCCGGGCTCGTATCTCCTCTACTCGACCCGGAAGGGGTCGGTCGTCCGGCTCTCTGGAGACCGCCTTGAAGCGGCACGGGAAGGGACCCTCACCGACGCAGAGCGGGAGACTCTGCGCCGCCTTGAAATCCTCATCGACGACCCTGCGGCCGAGCGGGAGGCCATGACCTCCCTGGTGAAGAGGGCCAATGCCCGGAGCAACCGGTTCTACGCCAAGGTGGTCATGAACCTTGACTGCAACCTGGCCTGCCCCTACTGCTTCGAAGACCATTTCCGGGGGCGCCACTACATGACCCAAGACACGGCCCGCCTCCTGGTGGATACCGTGATCCGCGAGCAGATCGGCCGCGGTCGCGATGTGAAGCTCGGCTTCTACGGCGGCGAACCGCTCCTCTCCCTACCCCTCATCCGGGAAATCGCCATCCCCCTCCGGGACGCCGCCGCTGAAAAAGGGGTGAAGTTCTCCTTTGTCCTGACCACCAACGGCACCCTACTCACCCGCTCCGTTGTCGAGGAACTTCTCCCCTTGGGGCTTACCGGCGCCATCATCACCCTCGACGGCCCCCGCGAGATCCACGACCGCCAGCGCCCCTTCGTCTCCGGCGCGGGGAGCTACGACATCATCGTCGCCAACATCAAGGCGACCTTCGACATGATAGAACTGCAGCTTGGCGGCAATTATTCCCGTGACGACTACCGGGAATTCCCCCGGATGCTCGACCATCTCATTGCCGAGGGAATCCCACCCGAACGGATCGGCGAAGTTCAGTTCGCCCCGATCATACCCAAGTCCGGATCCGGGGTTACAACCGGCGCCGACACCTCCGCCTGCTGCACCTCCGGCAGCGAGCCATGGGTGACGGAGGCAGCCCCGCTCCTGCGGGAAGAGATACTGAAACAGGGCTTCAAGGCCATGAAGCCGACCCAGGCGGCCTGCGCCATCGAATTCGACAACGACCTGGTCGTCAACTACGACGGCTCACTCTATAAATGCCCCGTCTTCATGGGGTGGCCGGAGCTCTCCATCGGCTCCCTTACAGAAGGAACCAGGGATTATTCAGTCTCCCACAATCTGGACGTCTGGAAAACCGATGAATGCCTGGAGTGCGCTTATCTCCCACTCTGCTTCGGCGGCTGCCGCCTCATGCCCCTCATGAAAAACGGCGTCATCGACGAAGTAGACTGCCGCAAGGCGTTCTACGACTCAGTACTGGAGCGATTCATCCTCCAGGATCTCCAGTACCCCTCATCACAGACTGCAACATAG
- the gptA gene encoding geopeptide: MESEKNTINPQVTGIRADNILIKHWRLIAQQADFVEFNTFNNPHRVISTKEVAEMETENRELVVLDEGRDDMEELNSCCSGGTSRQ, translated from the coding sequence ATGGAAAGCGAAAAAAATACAATAAATCCTCAAGTAACCGGAATACGTGCCGATAATATACTCATTAAGCACTGGCGTCTTATAGCACAGCAGGCTGATTTTGTCGAATTTAATACTTTTAACAACCCACACCGGGTAATTTCAACAAAGGAGGTAGCAGAAATGGAAACGGAAAATAGGGAACTGGTAGTCCTCGACGAAGGACGCGACGACATGGAAGAGCTTAATTCTTGTTGTTCAGGCGGTACTTCACGTCAGTGA
- a CDS encoding TonB-dependent receptor plug domain-containing protein, with product MYFFRFPLLIVLLVFCIVGVSPFTAGASEDDQTLSLFSGGDQPLVSSGRTPRPTSRIAENVTVITAEQIALLNAHTLADVLNTVPGFQLEQVQTPGSFTFFSLQGATDAQAHVQVLIDGVPQNNLLQGAADVGLIPVQQIDRVEIIKGAASAAWGQALGGVINVITKAPESERVIGGTAAASMGERLTTDMRGELSGTVRRFGYYLSGGNLHSNGLLPGNRINNSNVYGKFTYDLPSKGSLMLGFDFRKADRGLDETLLYHDTTEAHRAYTFLTFTYPLTERLTLELAARASHRNDETLLGHFDQGLVVLDNNFTVRESRRGGSAKLVWGDSLTNLVAGVEYEHGETEQWDALVPNSPFLTDRTMDRWATSANGTFSYGALTILPGVRFDHTGLSSDALSYTLGATYRLTEKTVLRGYGARGYSLPNAIWNNGPQKVWTVQAGAETEAVPYLWLKGTFFYNDTWNVEVGDFNLSSPGVTLREQIKQGFELEARTIPLYGFSLAGGYTFTDARDGETKERLKSVPEHGAKLALNYDNISLGLRGVMTGNYVQWNAPIGNNAKDSAVIWDLHLTKMLFPAWELSPELFFSVHNLFNGSQYQSDSFKNAPRWLEGGVRWRF from the coding sequence TTGTATTTTTTTCGCTTTCCATTACTGATTGTCCTCCTCGTCTTTTGTATTGTGGGTGTCTCGCCGTTCACTGCCGGTGCGAGCGAAGACGATCAGACCCTCTCCCTCTTCTCTGGAGGGGATCAGCCGCTTGTTTCCTCTGGCCGCACCCCCCGCCCCACTTCCCGGATTGCCGAAAACGTCACCGTCATCACCGCCGAACAGATCGCGCTTCTAAATGCCCACACCTTGGCCGATGTACTGAACACTGTCCCCGGCTTCCAGCTCGAACAGGTCCAGACCCCTGGCAGTTTTACGTTCTTTTCCCTTCAGGGCGCGACTGATGCCCAGGCCCATGTACAGGTACTGATCGACGGCGTTCCCCAGAACAACCTGCTGCAAGGTGCGGCTGATGTGGGGCTGATCCCTGTTCAACAGATCGACCGGGTGGAGATCATCAAGGGTGCAGCCTCGGCCGCCTGGGGGCAGGCTCTCGGTGGAGTGATTAACGTTATCACCAAAGCGCCTGAGAGTGAGAGGGTGATTGGCGGCACGGCCGCTGCCTCCATGGGTGAACGTCTCACCACCGACATGCGGGGGGAGTTAAGCGGCACCGTCAGGCGCTTCGGATACTACCTTTCCGGCGGTAACCTCCATTCTAACGGCCTTCTCCCCGGCAACCGGATAAACAATAGCAATGTTTATGGCAAGTTCACCTACGATCTTCCCAGCAAGGGGAGCCTCATGCTTGGCTTCGATTTTCGTAAAGCTGACCGGGGGCTCGATGAAACGTTGCTCTATCATGACACAACGGAAGCCCATCGAGCATATACATTCCTGACGTTCACCTATCCTCTAACCGAGCGACTGACGCTGGAATTGGCAGCCAGAGCTAGTCACCGGAATGACGAGACGCTGTTGGGGCATTTCGATCAGGGATTGGTTGTTCTTGACAATAATTTTACGGTACGTGAATCAAGACGGGGTGGGAGCGCCAAGCTCGTCTGGGGGGACAGTCTCACCAACCTGGTGGCCGGGGTGGAGTATGAACATGGTGAAACAGAGCAATGGGATGCCTTAGTTCCCAATTCCCCTTTCCTGACCGATCGGACCATGGACCGTTGGGCGACATCCGCCAACGGCACCTTCTCTTACGGAGCACTGACCATCCTTCCCGGCGTCCGTTTTGACCACACCGGCCTGAGTAGCGATGCCTTGAGCTATACCCTGGGGGCTACCTACCGTCTTACGGAGAAGACCGTGCTGCGTGGCTATGGTGCCAGGGGGTACAGTCTTCCCAACGCCATATGGAATAACGGACCACAGAAAGTCTGGACTGTGCAGGCCGGGGCTGAAACCGAGGCGGTTCCTTATCTCTGGCTGAAAGGGACTTTCTTTTACAATGACACATGGAATGTTGAGGTCGGCGATTTCAATCTCAGCTCTCCTGGTGTTACCCTCAGGGAGCAGATCAAGCAAGGATTCGAGCTTGAGGCACGAACCATTCCCTTGTACGGCTTTTCCCTGGCTGGCGGCTATACCTTTACTGACGCCAGAGACGGGGAAACGAAGGAACGCCTTAAATCCGTACCTGAACACGGGGCAAAGCTGGCCCTGAATTACGACAACATTAGCCTGGGGCTGCGCGGGGTAATGACCGGCAATTACGTTCAGTGGAACGCTCCAATCGGCAATAACGCCAAAGATTCGGCAGTCATCTGGGACCTGCACCTGACGAAGATGCTGTTTCCTGCCTGGGAGTTGTCCCCGGAGTTGTTCTTCTCGGTCCATAACCTTTTTAACGGCTCTCAGTATCAAAGTGATTCGTTCAAGAACGCCCCCCGCTGGCTGGAAGGTGGAGTGAGGTGGCGATTTTGA
- the gptA gene encoding geopeptide: MKTTQKKMELEVLDEGRANHEELNTCCSAGNSNRT, encoded by the coding sequence ATGAAAACTACGCAAAAAAAGATGGAGCTGGAGGTTTTGGACGAGGGGCGCGCGAACCACGAGGAGCTGAATACTTGCTGTTCTGCTGGCAACTCCAATCGGACCTGA
- a CDS encoding ABC transporter substrate-binding protein translates to MAILRALLSFILALYIFAAAPALATDLLIVQSTRHSSYTEALNGFRNACNARSRVVVLDDYAEVDVARLVREEQPVAILAVGDSALDAVKKIRRVPIVSLMSISPSTGKSMPPNVTGVRMTISPERYMTLFNALRLDRVGVIYNTARSGAYLRRARQSAEQAGVDLVLREVDNPRETSHQLASLKGKVDALWLLPDSTAVTRETVEAYFFFSMEQRKPVIAFSAVYLSLGAAATLEIDRHGMGMQAGEVANRLLKGASPAEIPFSDPLDIFLKTNPSVIRKLELNQQGLSKLTFEGRD, encoded by the coding sequence GTGGCGATTTTGAGAGCGCTACTTTCCTTCATACTTGCCCTATATATCTTCGCTGCTGCACCGGCCCTTGCGACAGACCTGCTCATCGTCCAGAGCACGCGGCACTCAAGCTACACCGAGGCTTTGAACGGCTTTAGAAACGCTTGCAACGCCAGGAGCCGGGTGGTGGTCCTGGATGACTACGCCGAGGTCGATGTGGCCCGCCTCGTCCGGGAGGAGCAACCCGTTGCGATCCTGGCCGTGGGTGATTCCGCTCTGGATGCGGTGAAGAAGATCCGCCGCGTCCCGATCGTCTCTCTCATGTCTATCAGCCCCTCCACCGGGAAGAGCATGCCGCCCAATGTGACCGGCGTGAGAATGACGATTTCTCCCGAGCGCTACATGACCCTCTTCAACGCCCTTCGGTTGGACCGGGTCGGTGTGATTTACAACACCGCCCGCAGCGGCGCATACCTGCGGCGCGCCCGTCAATCAGCCGAACAAGCCGGTGTCGATCTGGTGTTGCGCGAGGTGGACAATCCCCGTGAAACGTCGCATCAGCTGGCAAGTTTGAAGGGTAAAGTGGACGCCCTTTGGCTCCTTCCCGACTCGACTGCGGTGACCCGGGAAACGGTGGAAGCCTATTTCTTCTTCTCCATGGAGCAGAGAAAGCCGGTCATTGCCTTCTCTGCGGTCTATCTCTCCCTGGGGGCTGCTGCCACTCTGGAAATCGACCGCCACGGCATGGGGATGCAGGCGGGTGAAGTCGCCAATCGCCTGCTGAAAGGGGCTTCACCGGCCGAAATACCGTTTAGCGACCCCCTCGATATCTTCCTGAAAACCAACCCGAGCGTCATCCGCAAGCTCGAACTCAACCAGCAGGGGCTGAGCAAGCTCACCTTCGAAGGGCGCGATTGA
- a CDS encoding GNAT family N-acetyltransferase produces MKIQKLTEENRAKVYALLRSAFPGSEYEAGLVQKFHENGKPVHEWVCIHTNKVIAYIAFSNAYDGNDVCGLHLAPMAVAPDFQKQGVGSELLRFALRQEMIKSQPLFVLGEPGYYKRFDFEPCSLPICPFDKNNAHFLSMRNNTTTHFIVGYEPEFKTAAKPPSPQGKKRR; encoded by the coding sequence ATGAAAATACAGAAATTGACTGAAGAAAACCGCGCCAAAGTCTATGCGCTATTGCGCAGCGCCTTTCCCGGCAGTGAATACGAAGCCGGACTGGTGCAGAAATTCCACGAGAATGGCAAACCCGTACATGAATGGGTTTGTATTCACACCAATAAGGTCATCGCCTACATCGCCTTTTCCAATGCCTATGATGGCAACGACGTGTGCGGGTTGCACCTGGCGCCCATGGCCGTGGCACCCGATTTTCAAAAGCAGGGGGTGGGCTCGGAACTGCTCAGATTTGCCTTAAGGCAGGAAATGATCAAAAGCCAGCCCCTGTTTGTCTTGGGCGAACCCGGCTATTACAAAAGGTTTGACTTTGAACCATGCAGTTTGCCCATTTGTCCTTTTGATAAAAACAATGCACATTTCCTGAGCATGCGAAATAATACCACCACCCACTTCATTGTTGGCTATGAACCTGAATTTAAAACTGCGGCCAAACCGCCCAGTCCCCAGGGTAAGAAGCGCCGTTGA
- a CDS encoding response regulator has protein sequence MDEKIRRCRLSAKRIVVVDDSRVVLSVVTDILEAAGHNAVATQSGIEANTYIYGQHPPDLILLDVEMPLLNGDKKASIYKADLHLKKTPIILMSHKTDAEMEELCQSSGADGYILKPFEKDALLELLRKYC, from the coding sequence ATGGATGAAAAGATCCGGAGGTGTAGGTTGTCTGCAAAGCGCATAGTGGTAGTAGATGATAGCAGGGTGGTGTTGAGCGTTGTAACGGATATCCTCGAAGCTGCAGGGCATAATGCAGTTGCAACCCAATCGGGTATTGAAGCCAATACATATATCTACGGTCAGCATCCACCAGATCTGATATTGCTTGATGTCGAGATGCCCCTGCTCAACGGAGACAAGAAGGCAAGTATTTACAAGGCGGATTTGCACCTGAAGAAGACGCCGATAATCCTCATGTCCCATAAAACCGATGCTGAAATGGAGGAACTCTGTCAGTCTTCAGGCGCTGACGGTTACATTCTGAAACCATTTGAGAAAGATGCGCTTTTGGAACTGTTAAGAAAATATTGTTAG
- a CDS encoding glutaredoxin family protein, with translation MHIERFLPYTSYDINKDSNAARTFAELGGRGVPVVRIGANVVHGYNPEAVMSYLNGGK, from the coding sequence GTGCATATTGAGCGCTTCCTCCCCTACACATCCTATGACATCAATAAGGACAGCAACGCCGCCCGCACCTTTGCTGAGCTGGGTGGGCGTGGTGTACCAGTGGTCAGGATCGGGGCTAATGTTGTTCATGGTTATAATCCCGAGGCGGTGATGTCGTATCTTAATGGCGGGAAGTAG
- a CDS encoding DEAD/DEAH box helicase encodes MSFESLGLRAELLSAIAAQGYTTPTPIQTEAIPVIFEGCDLLAGAQTGTGKTAAFALPIVQRLGENIPPDKRRRPRALVLVPTRELAAQVSEQMNNYARRLSLRSTMIYGGVNIQAQIERLHRGVDIVVATPGRLLDHAERGTINLSRIKFLVLDEADRMLDLGFIDDIHKVAEYLPAKRQTMLFSATYSQSIKQLADELLDQPRRIEVARRNIAADAVTQAVYQVEKSRKREMLSFLISKGNWNQVLVFARTRYGADKLTEELLYDGIKAAAIHSNKSQSIRTRTLAEFKRGEFRVLVATDVAARGLDIERLPHVVNYDLPQVPEDYVHRIGRTGRAGENGVALSLVSHEEQSLLQAIEKLLKYAIPLQTLAEFPQYAVRRVDKSKEIKPGNGPSKTRKRVEKSAKAPAKTTTPQRKKVVAERPAPKTGRRGRRSMR; translated from the coding sequence ATGTCTTTTGAATCTCTCGGCCTGCGCGCCGAACTGTTGAGCGCGATTGCCGCCCAGGGCTATACCACCCCGACACCCATCCAGACCGAGGCGATTCCTGTGATTTTCGAGGGGTGCGACCTGCTTGCCGGCGCCCAGACCGGCACCGGCAAGACTGCGGCGTTTGCCCTGCCGATCGTGCAGAGGCTGGGTGAAAATATCCCCCCGGACAAACGCCGACGGCCGCGCGCGCTGGTTTTGGTCCCGACCCGCGAGCTGGCGGCCCAGGTCAGCGAACAGATGAACAATTATGCCCGGCGCCTGTCGCTGCGCTCGACGATGATCTACGGCGGGGTGAACATCCAGGCGCAGATCGAGCGGCTGCACCGCGGCGTCGATATTGTGGTCGCAACGCCGGGGCGGCTGCTCGATCACGCGGAACGGGGCACCATCAACCTTTCCCGGATCAAGTTCCTGGTGCTGGACGAGGCCGACCGGATGCTCGATCTGGGATTTATCGACGACATCCACAAGGTGGCGGAGTATCTGCCGGCGAAGCGCCAGACCATGCTCTTTTCGGCCACCTATTCACAGAGCATCAAGCAGCTTGCCGACGAGTTGCTCGATCAGCCGCGGCGGATCGAGGTGGCGCGCCGCAATATCGCGGCCGACGCGGTCACCCAGGCGGTCTATCAGGTGGAAAAGAGCCGCAAGCGGGAAATGCTCTCGTTCCTGATCAGCAAGGGGAACTGGAATCAGGTGCTGGTCTTCGCCCGTACCCGCTACGGCGCGGACAAGCTGACCGAAGAACTGCTCTACGATGGGATCAAGGCTGCCGCCATCCACAGCAACAAGAGCCAGTCGATCAGGACGCGTACCCTGGCGGAGTTCAAGCGGGGTGAGTTTCGCGTGCTGGTGGCGACTGATGTGGCTGCGCGCGGGCTCGACATCGAGCGCCTGCCGCATGTGGTGAATTACGATCTCCCCCAGGTTCCCGAAGACTATGTGCATCGGATCGGTCGCACCGGCCGGGCCGGAGAGAACGGGGTTGCCCTCTCGCTGGTAAGCCATGAAGAGCAGTCACTGCTGCAAGCGATTGAGAAGCTGCTCAAGTATGCCATCCCGCTCCAGACGCTTGCGGAATTTCCGCAGTATGCGGTCAGGCGCGTTGATAAGTCGAAGGAAATCAAGCCGGGCAATGGACCGTCCAAGACAAGAAAGAGAGTGGAAAAGTCTGCGAAGGCTCCGGCAAAGACCACGACTCCCCAACGGAAAAAAGTCGTGGCCGAGCGCCCCGCCCCCAAGACCGGTCGCCGGGGGCGCAGGTCGATGCGGTAG
- a CDS encoding ADP-ribosylglycohydrolase family protein translates to MLGAIVGDIVGSIYEFENIKTTEFPLFSPSCSFTDDTVLTVALAESLLTGEPYGEVMKAYYRRYPDAGYGGMFIRWAESAESRPYQSWGNGAAMRISPVGYVAATLEEALALAKECTAITHDHPEAIKGGQAVAAAVFLCRRGIGREELREYVSREFGYDLSRTCDQIRPAYRFDISCQGTVPQALTAFLESSDFERAIRLAVSLGGDTDTLACITGGMAGAFYGGVPKPIAEQARSYLDPPLLAVVDEFARRYPPLAVCRT, encoded by the coding sequence ATGCTCGGTGCAATCGTCGGCGATATCGTCGGCTCGATCTATGAATTCGAAAACATCAAGACCACGGAGTTTCCGCTCTTCAGCCCTTCCTGCTCCTTTACCGACGACACGGTGCTGACCGTTGCCCTGGCGGAGAGCTTGCTGACGGGGGAGCCCTACGGCGAGGTGATGAAGGCGTACTACCGCCGCTATCCCGATGCCGGTTATGGCGGGATGTTCATCCGCTGGGCCGAGTCGGCGGAGAGTCGGCCCTACCAGAGCTGGGGAAATGGCGCGGCCATGCGCATCAGCCCTGTCGGCTACGTGGCCGCCACCCTGGAGGAGGCGCTGGCGCTGGCAAAGGAGTGTACCGCCATCACCCACGACCACCCGGAGGCGATCAAGGGGGGGCAGGCCGTGGCAGCGGCGGTCTTTCTCTGCCGCAGGGGGATCGGCAGGGAGGAGCTGCGGGAATATGTCAGCCGGGAGTTCGGCTACGACCTTTCCCGCACCTGTGACCAGATCCGCCCCGCATACCGCTTCGATATCTCCTGCCAGGGGACCGTCCCCCAGGCGCTGACCGCCTTTCTGGAGTCGAGCGATTTCGAGCGCGCCATCCGCCTGGCAGTCTCCCTCGGCGGGGATACGGACACGCTGGCCTGCATTACCGGGGGGATGGCCGGGGCCTTCTACGGCGGCGTGCCGAAGCCGATCGCAGAGCAGGCGCGCTCATACCTTGACCCGCCACTGCTGGCGGTGGTGGATGAGTTCGCGAGGCGGTACCCCCCTTTAGCAGTCTGTAGGACTTAG
- a CDS encoding cyclin-dependent kinase inhibitor 3 family protein, protein MDQLLVKPTIIHPLFIDGVLAPESGGVIGMTICPGKKDNGYFSGFWERNLDADLQAIKDWGAVALVSLIEGFEFRFLQVQDLPEKAGIFGLRWMHLPIPEASIPDQSFEEIWQEAGPQLRQWLKEGKKIVLHCNEGFGRTGIIAARLLVELGVEPDDAIHSTRKARSGAIVNVLQEKYVRQCKSSEA, encoded by the coding sequence ATGGATCAATTGCTTGTAAAACCGACCATTATTCATCCCCTCTTTATCGACGGTGTGTTGGCGCCTGAGTCTGGCGGGGTGATCGGCATGACCATATGCCCGGGCAAGAAAGACAACGGCTATTTTTCCGGTTTCTGGGAACGGAACCTCGACGCTGACCTTCAGGCGATCAAGGACTGGGGCGCTGTGGCGCTAGTGAGCCTGATTGAAGGGTTTGAATTCAGGTTTCTCCAGGTCCAGGACCTGCCGGAAAAAGCGGGTATCTTCGGCCTGCGCTGGATGCATCTGCCGATCCCGGAAGCGAGCATTCCCGATCAGTCCTTCGAGGAAATATGGCAGGAAGCTGGTCCGCAGCTCCGTCAGTGGCTCAAAGAGGGAAAGAAGATCGTCCTTCACTGTAATGAGGGATTCGGCCGAACCGGCATCATTGCCGCCAGGTTGCTTGTGGAATTAGGCGTAGAGCCGGATGATGCGATACATTCCACCCGGAAGGCCCGCAGCGGCGCTATTGTAAACGTGCTTCAGGAGAAATATGTCCGGCAATGCAAATCGTCTGAGGCTTGA